From Sulfuricaulis sp.:
ACCCGCAAAATTTATGACACGACCGTGGGTCGGGCTCTGTTGTCGGAGATTCTGCCCGAAGGTCTGCCGTTCGAGGTTATCAATCGTGTTCTCAAGAAGAAGACAATCTCCGAGCTGATCAACGCCTGTTATCGGCGCGTGGGTCTGAAGGCCACGGTCATTTTTGCCGACCAGCTGATGTACACCGGTTTTGCCTACGCCACGCGTGCGGCGGTGTCTTTCGGCATGGACGACATGATCATCCCGGCAACGAAGGCCGAGATCATCGGCCAGGCCGAGGGCGAGGTGAAGGCGATCCAGAACCAGTACGCCTCCGGCCTGCTGACAGACGGTGAGCGCTATAACAAGGTCGTGGACATCTGGACGCATACTTCCGAGCGGGTCGCCAAGACCATGATGGATCAGCTTGGCACCGAGGAGGTCAAGGATGCCCAAGGCAAGACGGCGAAGCAGGAGTCGTTCAACTCCATTTTCATGATGGCGGATTCCGGCGCGCGCGGCAGCGCCGCACAAATTCGTCAACTCTCCGGCATGCGCGGGCTGATGGCCAAGCCGGACGGCTCGATCATCGAAACGCCGATCACGGCAAATTTCCGCGAAGGTCTGAACGTGTTGCAGTACTTCATCTCGACGCACGGTGCTCGTAAAGGTCTGGCCGATACGGCACTCAAGACCGCGAATTCGGGATACCTCACGCGTCGCCTCGTGGATGTCTGCCAGGATCTGGTCGTCACCGAGGATGATTGCGGCACAACCGAGGGAGTAACCAAAGTCGCGCTCGTCGAAGGCGGTGAAATCGTGATCGCGTTGCGTGACCGTATTCTCGGTCGCGTGGTGATTGGTGACATCCGCGATGCGTCCAATGACAAGAAGGTGCTGATTCCGGACGGTTCGGTGCTGGACGAAAAGACCGTCGCGCTGCTCGAGGATCGCAACATCGATCAGGTGCAGGTGCGTTCGCCGGTGACCTGCCGGACCCGTTACGGGGTGTGCCGTCAGTGTTACGGGCGCGATCTTGGACGCGGTCATCTCATCAATCTGGGTGAGGCCGTGGGCGTCATTGCCGCCCAGTCGATCGGCGAGCCGGGTACCCAGCTCACCATGCGCACGTTCCATATCGGTGGCGCCGCCTCACGCGCCACGGCGGTGTCGCGCATCGAGGTCAAAACCACGGGTGTCGCGCGCCTCAAGAATCTCAAGGTGGTAAAACACGCCAGCGGCAACCATGTCGCGGTGTCGCGTTCGGGCGAGTTGATTATTCAGGACGACCAGGGCCGCAACCGCGAGCGCTACAAGTTGCCGTTCGGTGCCGTGCTGTCAGTGCATGACGGCTCCAAAGTGAAGAGCGGTGCCGTGGTTGCCAACTGGGACCCGCACACGCATCCCATCATCACCGAAGTGGCGGGCAAGGTTAACTTCAGCGATCTTATTGAAGGCGTCACGGTGAACAAGCAGACCGACGAGATCACGGGTCTGTCCACTTACGTGGTGCTTGATGCCAAGCATCGCGCTGGCACCAAGGACATCCGACCGGTGATCACATTGGTGGATGGCAAGGGCAAGCCGGTCAATATTCCGGGAACAGAAATTCCGGCCAAGTACATGCTGCCGCCGGGCGCCTTTATCACCGTGGAAGACGGCGCCAAGGTAGGCGTGGGTGATGTGCTCGCGCGTATCCCGCAGGAATCTCTGAAAACCCGCGACATCACCGGTGGCCTGCCGCGTGTGGCGGAACTGTTCGAGGCGCGCAAGCCCAAGGATTTTGCGATCCTGGCGGAGGTCAGCGGTGTTATTTCCTTCGGCAAGGAGACCAAGGGCAAGCAACGTCTCATTATTAATGACAAGGAAGGCGTGGAGCACGAGTACCTGATCCCGAAGGGCCGTCATATTACGGTGTTCGAGGGCGAGACGGTGGAGCAGGGTGACACCATCGTCGAAGGCGCACCGGTCGCGGCCGATATTCTGCGTCTGCTGGGTGTCGAGGCGCTTACCAATTACATCGTGGATGAAATCCAGGACGTGTATCGTCTGCAAGGCGTGAAGATCAACGACAAGCACATCGAAGTGATCGTGCGTCAGATGTTGCGCAAGGTGCGCATTCTCGATTCTGGCGATACACGCTTCCTGCAGGGTGAACAGGCCGAACGCGTGCGCGTGATCGAAGACAACG
This genomic window contains:
- the rpoC gene encoding DNA-directed RNA polymerase subunit beta', producing MKDLFNLFKQPGKSEDFDAIRIGLASPEKIRSWSYGEVKKPETINYRTFKPERDGLFCAKIFGPVKDYECLCGKYKRLKHRGVICEKCGVEVTLSKVRRERMGHIDLASPVAHIWFLKSLPSRMGLMLDITLRDIERVLYFEAYLVIDPGMTPLERASLLSEDAYLNAIEQYGDEFDARMGAEAVRALLKSINLEEEVAKARGDLAGTTSETKIKKITKRLKVLEAFMYSGNKPEWMVLDILPVLPPELRPLVPLDGGRFATSDLNDLYRRVINRNNRLKRLLDLNAPDIIVRNEKRMLQEAVDALLDNGRRGRAITGANKRQLKSLADMIKGKQGRFRQNLLGKRVDYSGRSVIVVGPTLKLHQCGLPKKMALELFKPFIFSKLESKGLATTIKAAKKMVEQAGPEVWDILEEVIREHPVLLNRAPTLHRLGIQAFEPQLVEGKAIQLHPLVCAPYNADFDGDQMAVHIPLSVEAQLEARTLMMSTNNILSPANGDPIIVPSQDIVLGLYYMTRERINALGEGKALADVAEVHRAYSGGHLALQARIKARIREVQFDEKGKRTETRKIYDTTVGRALLSEILPEGLPFEVINRVLKKKTISELINACYRRVGLKATVIFADQLMYTGFAYATRAAVSFGMDDMIIPATKAEIIGQAEGEVKAIQNQYASGLLTDGERYNKVVDIWTHTSERVAKTMMDQLGTEEVKDAQGKTAKQESFNSIFMMADSGARGSAAQIRQLSGMRGLMAKPDGSIIETPITANFREGLNVLQYFISTHGARKGLADTALKTANSGYLTRRLVDVCQDLVVTEDDCGTTEGVTKVALVEGGEIVIALRDRILGRVVIGDIRDASNDKKVLIPDGSVLDEKTVALLEDRNIDQVQVRSPVTCRTRYGVCRQCYGRDLGRGHLINLGEAVGVIAAQSIGEPGTQLTMRTFHIGGAASRATAVSRIEVKTTGVARLKNLKVVKHASGNHVAVSRSGELIIQDDQGRNRERYKLPFGAVLSVHDGSKVKSGAVVANWDPHTHPIITEVAGKVNFSDLIEGVTVNKQTDEITGLSTYVVLDAKHRAGTKDIRPVITLVDGKGKPVNIPGTEIPAKYMLPPGAFITVEDGAKVGVGDVLARIPQESLKTRDITGGLPRVAELFEARKPKDFAILAEVSGVISFGKETKGKQRLIINDKEGVEHEYLIPKGRHITVFEGETVEQGDTIVEGAPVAADILRLLGVEALTNYIVDEIQDVYRLQGVKINDKHIEVIVRQMLRKVRILDSGDTRFLQGEQAERVRVIEDNDLMVAQKKKPATFEPLLLGITKASLSTESFISAASFQETTRVLTEAAITGKLDLLRGLKENVIVGRLIPAGTGLAFHLQRRLDRGEAIQEAKDLRQSLSGTVSSKPSARSGEEAVGT